The Paenibacillus dendritiformis region CGCTGAATGAATTGGTCCACAAATTCATCATGCACCTCTTCATGGACATACACACGCTGCAACGAAATGCATACTTGCCCCTGATTAGCGAAAGCGCCCGTGACGGAACGATCGATAATATCGTCTATCCGAACGCCTTTGTCGACAATAAGCGCCGAATTGGAGCCAAGCTCCAGGGTTACGCGCTTGAGACCGGCCTGGTTGCGAATCCCGATGCCAACCGCCGGACTGCCGGTGAACGTAATCATCCGAACCCTGTCGTCTGTCACGATTCGCTCGCCAATGAGGCGGCCGCTGCCGGTCACGACGTTCAAAGCGCCGTCCGGCAGTCCGGCCTCCTGCAGCAATTCGGCGATGAACAGGCTCGACAGGGGCGATTGCGAGGCAGGCTTGAGCACAATCGCATTGCCCGCCGCGATCGCCGGGCCTACTTTATGAGCGACCAGGTTCATGGGGAAGTTGAACGGGGTAATCGCCCCTATCACTCCGAGTGGTTCTCGCAGCGTATAGGCCAATCTCCCCTCCCCGCTCTTCGATGCGTCCAGCGGCAATGTCTCCCCGTGTATCCGCTTCGCCTCTTCCGCCGCGAACCGATACGTCTCAATCGTACGCTCCACTTCAAGCATGGCGGTCCTGATCGGCTTGGCCACCTCGAGCGCGAGAAGGCGAGCCGCCTCGCCCGCGCGTGCTTCAATCAAGCCTGACAAGCGCTCAAGGATTGCCGCACGCTGATACGCGGGCATCCTGGCC contains the following coding sequences:
- a CDS encoding aldehyde dehydrogenase family protein — its product is MKRRLFINGAWVDTRDYSMLRSPYSGEVIAEIPVAGEEDIEQAIQAAYEAGTVMARMPAYQRAAILERLSGLIEARAGEAARLLALEVAKPIRTAMLEVERTIETYRFAAEEAKRIHGETLPLDASKSGEGRLAYTLREPLGVIGAITPFNFPMNLVAHKVGPAIAAGNAIVLKPASQSPLSSLFIAELLQEAGLPDGALNVVTGSGRLIGERIVTDDRVRMITFTGSPAVGIGIRNQAGLKRVTLELGSNSALIVDKGVRIDDIIDRSVTGAFANQGQVCISLQRVYVHEEVHDEFVDQFIQRTRQLKIGDPLDPATDVSAVISPEDVRRLLDWIEEARQAGATIATGGCADGNVLHPTVILEAGSKLKVCCQEVFGPIVVINQVKSVDEAIQQVNESRFGLQAGIYTEHVHTALHAADQLHVGGVMINDIPSFRVDHMPYGGVKESGIGREGIKYAIEEMTEMKLVVWKK